In Cicer arietinum cultivar CDC Frontier isolate Library 1 chromosome 1, Cicar.CDCFrontier_v2.0, whole genome shotgun sequence, one DNA window encodes the following:
- the LOC101500785 gene encoding uncharacterized protein isoform X2: MFATHRHRSLLHLNALTFSQSLKPNPLFLPFSLHFSTNTSDSPSFAVSYLIHNFGFSPLLANKLCSTYRVKFKTAQNPDSVLTFFRNQGFSDSQLRDTIAKAPWLLSCNPLKRVLPKFQFFLSKGASNSDIVNLVSKNPLLLSSSLENQIVPAYEFVYRFLKSHKNTIACARGNPSFFGHIYMPRNIKLLIENGVTDSNIATLLQLWSRAFKLRTTDTLKVVEELKDMGFNPKQTIFAVAMAAKASLSKARWKEKVDAFKKWGWSDQDVMEAFRRQPHCMLTSIDKINLVMDFWVNELGWDALAIVKRPRVLGASLERRIKPRASVLQYLLNKEITSQELCTP, from the exons ATGTTCGCTACACATCGCCATAGATCCCTTCTCCATCTCAACGCTCTAACTTTCTCACAATCCCTAAAACCTAACCCTCTTTTCTTACCATTTTCTCTCCATTTCTCCACCAACACTTCCGATTCACCATCATTTGCAGTCTCCTACCTCATCCACAATTTTGGCTTCTCCCCACTCTTAGCAAACAAACTTTGCTCCACTTACAGAGTTAAATTTAAGACTGCCCAAAACCCTGATTCAGTTCTCACTTTCTTTAGAAATCAAGGTTTCTCTGATTCCCAACTACGGGATACCATTGCAAAGGCACCATGGTTGCTTTCCTGCAACCCCCTCAAAAGGGTGTTgccaaagtttcaattttttctctCCAAAGGTGCTTCTAACTCTGACATTGTTAACCTTGTTAGTAAGAACCCTTTGCTCCTGTCTTCAAGTCTGGAGAATCAAATTGTTCCAGCCTATGAATTTGTTTATAGATTCTTGAAATCTCACAAGAACACTATTGCTTGTGCACGTGGAAATCCAAGTTTCTTTGGACACATTTATATGCCACGTAACATCAAATTGCTTATTGAGAATGGAGTAACAGATTCAAACATTGCAACATTGCTTCAGTTGTGGAGCAGGGCATTCAAATTGAGAACAACTGACACACTGAAGGTGGTGGAGGAATTAAAGGATATGGGGTTTAATCCTAAACAAACAATTTTCGCAGTAGCAATGGCTGCCAAAGCATCTCTAAGCAAAGCCCGGTGGAAAGAGAAAGTTGATGCCTTTAAGAAATGGGGTTGGTCTGATCAAGATGTTATGGAAGCATTTAGAAGGCAGCCTCATTGTATGTTAACATccattgataaaattaatttagtgatGGACTTTTGGGTTAATGAGTTGGGTTGGGATGCTCTGGCCATTGTCAAAAGACCAAGGGTTTTGGGGGCTAGTCTGGAGAGAAGGATCAAACCAAGAGCATCAGTTCTGCAATATCTTCTGAACAAAG AGATAACATCTCAAGAATTGTGCACACCTTGA
- the LOC101500785 gene encoding uncharacterized protein isoform X5, protein MFATHRHRSLLHLNALTFSQSLKPNPLFLPFSLHFSTNTSDSPSFAVSYLIHNFGFSPLLANKLCSTYRVKFKTAQNPDSVLTFFRNQGFSDSQLRDTIAKAPWLLSCNPLKRVLPKFQFFLSKGASNSDIVNLVSKNPLLLSSSLENQIVPAYEFVYRFLKSHKNTIACARGNPSFFGHIYMPRNIKLLIENGVTDSNIATLLQLWSRAFKLRTTDTLKVVEELKDMGFNPKQTIFAVAMAAKASLSKARWKEKVDAFKKWGWSDQDVMEAFRRQPHCMLTSIDKINLVMDFWVNELGWDALAIVKRPRVLGASLERRIKPRASVLQYLLNKVLVDITG, encoded by the exons ATGTTCGCTACACATCGCCATAGATCCCTTCTCCATCTCAACGCTCTAACTTTCTCACAATCCCTAAAACCTAACCCTCTTTTCTTACCATTTTCTCTCCATTTCTCCACCAACACTTCCGATTCACCATCATTTGCAGTCTCCTACCTCATCCACAATTTTGGCTTCTCCCCACTCTTAGCAAACAAACTTTGCTCCACTTACAGAGTTAAATTTAAGACTGCCCAAAACCCTGATTCAGTTCTCACTTTCTTTAGAAATCAAGGTTTCTCTGATTCCCAACTACGGGATACCATTGCAAAGGCACCATGGTTGCTTTCCTGCAACCCCCTCAAAAGGGTGTTgccaaagtttcaattttttctctCCAAAGGTGCTTCTAACTCTGACATTGTTAACCTTGTTAGTAAGAACCCTTTGCTCCTGTCTTCAAGTCTGGAGAATCAAATTGTTCCAGCCTATGAATTTGTTTATAGATTCTTGAAATCTCACAAGAACACTATTGCTTGTGCACGTGGAAATCCAAGTTTCTTTGGACACATTTATATGCCACGTAACATCAAATTGCTTATTGAGAATGGAGTAACAGATTCAAACATTGCAACATTGCTTCAGTTGTGGAGCAGGGCATTCAAATTGAGAACAACTGACACACTGAAGGTGGTGGAGGAATTAAAGGATATGGGGTTTAATCCTAAACAAACAATTTTCGCAGTAGCAATGGCTGCCAAAGCATCTCTAAGCAAAGCCCGGTGGAAAGAGAAAGTTGATGCCTTTAAGAAATGGGGTTGGTCTGATCAAGATGTTATGGAAGCATTTAGAAGGCAGCCTCATTGTATGTTAACATccattgataaaattaatttagtgatGGACTTTTGGGTTAATGAGTTGGGTTGGGATGCTCTGGCCATTGTCAAAAGACCAAGGGTTTTGGGGGCTAGTCTGGAGAGAAGGATCAAACCAAGAGCATCAGTTCTGCAATATCTTCTGAACAAAG TGTTGGTTGATATAACTGGTTGA
- the LOC113783882 gene encoding uncharacterized protein, which yields MFKFDTLCHKTLLCLNPLTFSPVSQNLLPFSLHFCTNTSNSSSFAVSYLIHNFGFSPLFANKLCSTYSVKFKTAQNPDSVLAFFTNHGFSKTQLHNMIAKAPWLLSCDPIKRVLPKFQFFLSKGASNSDIVNLLSKNPTVLCASLENQIVPTYELADRFLQSHKDTFACVNQSSSFFADSAVPHNISLLIENGVTDSNIAALLRRQSRLFNRRDFLKVVGELMDLGFNPSQSYFSIALVAKASVKKTLWKEKVDTFKKWGWSDEDVLEAFRKQPHCMLTSIDKINLVMSFWVNDLGWDAMAIAKRPRVLGASLERRIKPRASVLQYLLNKGLLKKNASLTSPFVHSDKLFHDRYIKHYKEESSYLLKLYKEKLNLAHVGDKTDVS from the coding sequence atgttCAAGTTCGATACTTTGTGTCACAAAACCCTTCTCTGCCTCAATCCCTTAACTTTCTCACCAGTATCCCAAAACCTATTACCATTTTCTCTCCATTTCTGTACCAACACTTCCAATTCATCATCATTTGCAGTTTCATACCTCATTCACAATTTTGGATTCTCCCCACTATTTGCAAACAAACTCTGCTCCACTTACAGTGTTAAGTTTAAGACTGCTCAAAACCCTGATTCTGTTCTCGCATTCTTTACAAACCATGGTTTCTCAAAAACCCAATTACACAACATGATTGCAAAGGCACCATGGCTTCTTTCCTGCGACCCTATCAAAAGGGTTTTgccaaagtttcaattttttctctCCAAAGGTGCTTCTAACTCTGACATTGTTAACCTTCTCAGTAAGAACCCTACGGTCCTGTGTGCAAGTCTGGAGAATCAAATAGTCCCAACCTATGAATTGGCTGATAGATTCTTGCAATCTCACAAGGACACTTTTGCTTGTGTAAATCAGAGTTCATCTTTCTTTGCAGACAGTGCTGTGCCACATAACATCTCATTGTTGATTGAGAATGGAGTGACTGATTCTAACATTGCAGCATTGCTTCGAAGACAGAGTAGGTTATTCAACAGACGTGACTTTTTGAAGGTGGTAGGGGAATTAATGGATTTGGGGTTTAATCCTTCACAATCATATTTCTCAATAGCACTGGTTGCCAAAGCATCTGTAAAGAAAACCCTGTGGAAAGAGAAAGTTGATACCTTTAAGAAATGGGGCTGGTCTGATGAAGATGTTCTGGAAGCATTCAGAAAGCAACCTCATTGTATGTTGACCTccattgataaaattaatttagtgatGAGTTTTTGGGTCAATGACTTGGGTTGGGATGCCATGGCCATTGCCAAAAGACCAAGGGTTTTGGGGGCTAGTCTGGAGAGAAGGATCAAACCAAGAGCATCAGTTCTGCAATATCTTCTGAACAAAGGTTTGCTAAAAAAGAATGCAAGCTTAACTTCTCCATTTGTACACAGCGATAAGTTGTTTCACGACAGATATATAAAACATTATAAGGAGGAGTCATCTTATCTACTAAAgctttataaagaaaaattgaatcTTGCACATGTCGGAGACAAAACTGACGTGTCATGA
- the LOC101500785 gene encoding uncharacterized protein isoform X3, which translates to MFATHRHRSLLHLNALTFSQSLKPNPLFLPFSLHFSTNTSDSPSFAVSYLIHNFGFSPLLANKLCSTYRVKFKTAQNPDSVLTFFRNQGFSDSQLRDTIAKAPWLLSCNPLKRVLPKFQFFLSKGASNSDIVNLVSKNPLLLSSSLENQIVPAYEFVYRFLKSHKNTIACARGNPSFFGHIYMPRNIKLLIENGVTDSNIATLLQLWSRAFKLRTTDTLKVVEELKDMGFNPKQTIFAVAMAAKASLSKARWKEKVDAFKKWGWSDQDVMEAFRRQPHCMLTSIDKINLVMDFWVNELGWDALAIVKRPRVLGASLERRIKPRASVLQYLLNKGGIFLSVEPL; encoded by the exons ATGTTCGCTACACATCGCCATAGATCCCTTCTCCATCTCAACGCTCTAACTTTCTCACAATCCCTAAAACCTAACCCTCTTTTCTTACCATTTTCTCTCCATTTCTCCACCAACACTTCCGATTCACCATCATTTGCAGTCTCCTACCTCATCCACAATTTTGGCTTCTCCCCACTCTTAGCAAACAAACTTTGCTCCACTTACAGAGTTAAATTTAAGACTGCCCAAAACCCTGATTCAGTTCTCACTTTCTTTAGAAATCAAGGTTTCTCTGATTCCCAACTACGGGATACCATTGCAAAGGCACCATGGTTGCTTTCCTGCAACCCCCTCAAAAGGGTGTTgccaaagtttcaattttttctctCCAAAGGTGCTTCTAACTCTGACATTGTTAACCTTGTTAGTAAGAACCCTTTGCTCCTGTCTTCAAGTCTGGAGAATCAAATTGTTCCAGCCTATGAATTTGTTTATAGATTCTTGAAATCTCACAAGAACACTATTGCTTGTGCACGTGGAAATCCAAGTTTCTTTGGACACATTTATATGCCACGTAACATCAAATTGCTTATTGAGAATGGAGTAACAGATTCAAACATTGCAACATTGCTTCAGTTGTGGAGCAGGGCATTCAAATTGAGAACAACTGACACACTGAAGGTGGTGGAGGAATTAAAGGATATGGGGTTTAATCCTAAACAAACAATTTTCGCAGTAGCAATGGCTGCCAAAGCATCTCTAAGCAAAGCCCGGTGGAAAGAGAAAGTTGATGCCTTTAAGAAATGGGGTTGGTCTGATCAAGATGTTATGGAAGCATTTAGAAGGCAGCCTCATTGTATGTTAACATccattgataaaattaatttagtgatGGACTTTTGGGTTAATGAGTTGGGTTGGGATGCTCTGGCCATTGTCAAAAGACCAAGGGTTTTGGGGGCTAGTCTGGAGAGAAGGATCAAACCAAGAGCATCAGTTCTGCAATATCTTCTGAACAAAG GAGGAATCTTCTTATCTGTTGAACCTTTATGA
- the LOC101500785 gene encoding uncharacterized protein isoform X1: protein MFATHRHRSLLHLNALTFSQSLKPNPLFLPFSLHFSTNTSDSPSFAVSYLIHNFGFSPLLANKLCSTYRVKFKTAQNPDSVLTFFRNQGFSDSQLRDTIAKAPWLLSCNPLKRVLPKFQFFLSKGASNSDIVNLVSKNPLLLSSSLENQIVPAYEFVYRFLKSHKNTIACARGNPSFFGHIYMPRNIKLLIENGVTDSNIATLLQLWSRAFKLRTTDTLKVVEELKDMGFNPKQTIFAVAMAAKASLSKARWKEKVDAFKKWGWSDQDVMEAFRRQPHCMLTSIDKINLVMDFWVNELGWDALAIVKRPRVLGASLERRIKPRASVLQYLLNKGLLKKNASLTYPFVVVDTMFLDKYVKRFKEESSYLLNLYEEKLNLAHARDKTSMS, encoded by the coding sequence ATGTTCGCTACACATCGCCATAGATCCCTTCTCCATCTCAACGCTCTAACTTTCTCACAATCCCTAAAACCTAACCCTCTTTTCTTACCATTTTCTCTCCATTTCTCCACCAACACTTCCGATTCACCATCATTTGCAGTCTCCTACCTCATCCACAATTTTGGCTTCTCCCCACTCTTAGCAAACAAACTTTGCTCCACTTACAGAGTTAAATTTAAGACTGCCCAAAACCCTGATTCAGTTCTCACTTTCTTTAGAAATCAAGGTTTCTCTGATTCCCAACTACGGGATACCATTGCAAAGGCACCATGGTTGCTTTCCTGCAACCCCCTCAAAAGGGTGTTgccaaagtttcaattttttctctCCAAAGGTGCTTCTAACTCTGACATTGTTAACCTTGTTAGTAAGAACCCTTTGCTCCTGTCTTCAAGTCTGGAGAATCAAATTGTTCCAGCCTATGAATTTGTTTATAGATTCTTGAAATCTCACAAGAACACTATTGCTTGTGCACGTGGAAATCCAAGTTTCTTTGGACACATTTATATGCCACGTAACATCAAATTGCTTATTGAGAATGGAGTAACAGATTCAAACATTGCAACATTGCTTCAGTTGTGGAGCAGGGCATTCAAATTGAGAACAACTGACACACTGAAGGTGGTGGAGGAATTAAAGGATATGGGGTTTAATCCTAAACAAACAATTTTCGCAGTAGCAATGGCTGCCAAAGCATCTCTAAGCAAAGCCCGGTGGAAAGAGAAAGTTGATGCCTTTAAGAAATGGGGTTGGTCTGATCAAGATGTTATGGAAGCATTTAGAAGGCAGCCTCATTGTATGTTAACATccattgataaaattaatttagtgatGGACTTTTGGGTTAATGAGTTGGGTTGGGATGCTCTGGCCATTGTCAAAAGACCAAGGGTTTTGGGGGCTAGTCTGGAGAGAAGGATCAAACCAAGAGCATCAGTTCTGCAATATCTTCTGAACAAAGGTTTGCTAAAAAAGAATGCAAGCTTAACTTATCCATTTGTAGTCGTTGATACTATGTTTCTTGACAAATATGTAAAACGTTTTAAGGAGGAATCTTCTTATCTGTTGAACCTTTATGAAGAAAAACTCAATCTTGCACATGCCAGGGACAAAACCAGCATGTCATGA
- the LOC101500785 gene encoding uncharacterized protein isoform X4, whose amino-acid sequence MFATHRHRSLLHLNALTFSQSLKPNPLFLPFSLHFSTNTSDSPSFAVSYLIHNFGFSPLLANKLCSTYRVKFKTAQNPDSVLTFFRNQGFSDSQLRDTIAKAPWLLSCNPLKRVLPKFQFFLSKGASNSDIVNLVSKNPLLLSSSLENQIVPAYEFVYRFLKSHKNTIACARGNPSFFGHIYMPRNIKLLIENGVTDSNIATLLQLWSRAFKLRTTDTLKVVEELKDMGFNPKQTIFAVAMAAKASLSKARWKEKVDAFKKWGWSDQDVMEAFRRQPHCMLTSIDKINLVMDFWVNELGWDALAIVKRPRVLGASLERRIKPRASVLQYLLNKDVAVSLTFC is encoded by the exons ATGTTCGCTACACATCGCCATAGATCCCTTCTCCATCTCAACGCTCTAACTTTCTCACAATCCCTAAAACCTAACCCTCTTTTCTTACCATTTTCTCTCCATTTCTCCACCAACACTTCCGATTCACCATCATTTGCAGTCTCCTACCTCATCCACAATTTTGGCTTCTCCCCACTCTTAGCAAACAAACTTTGCTCCACTTACAGAGTTAAATTTAAGACTGCCCAAAACCCTGATTCAGTTCTCACTTTCTTTAGAAATCAAGGTTTCTCTGATTCCCAACTACGGGATACCATTGCAAAGGCACCATGGTTGCTTTCCTGCAACCCCCTCAAAAGGGTGTTgccaaagtttcaattttttctctCCAAAGGTGCTTCTAACTCTGACATTGTTAACCTTGTTAGTAAGAACCCTTTGCTCCTGTCTTCAAGTCTGGAGAATCAAATTGTTCCAGCCTATGAATTTGTTTATAGATTCTTGAAATCTCACAAGAACACTATTGCTTGTGCACGTGGAAATCCAAGTTTCTTTGGACACATTTATATGCCACGTAACATCAAATTGCTTATTGAGAATGGAGTAACAGATTCAAACATTGCAACATTGCTTCAGTTGTGGAGCAGGGCATTCAAATTGAGAACAACTGACACACTGAAGGTGGTGGAGGAATTAAAGGATATGGGGTTTAATCCTAAACAAACAATTTTCGCAGTAGCAATGGCTGCCAAAGCATCTCTAAGCAAAGCCCGGTGGAAAGAGAAAGTTGATGCCTTTAAGAAATGGGGTTGGTCTGATCAAGATGTTATGGAAGCATTTAGAAGGCAGCCTCATTGTATGTTAACATccattgataaaattaatttagtgatGGACTTTTGGGTTAATGAGTTGGGTTGGGATGCTCTGGCCATTGTCAAAAGACCAAGGGTTTTGGGGGCTAGTCTGGAGAGAAGGATCAAACCAAGAGCATCAGTTCTGCAATATCTTCTGAACAAAG ATGTTGCAGTTTCATTGACATTCTGCTGA
- the LOC113785830 gene encoding uncharacterized protein gives MFTILRHNPIPFLYLKTLTFPSTSRHYYPFLHHYPSPFSLHFCTNTSDSPSFAVSYLIHNFGLSPLFANKLCSTYRLTFKTAQKPDSVLAFFRNQGFSDSQLHNMITRTPGLLSCNPSKRVLPKFQFFLSKGASNSDIVDFLSKNPLVLSASLDNHIVPTYELVYRFLQSDKDAIACAIHHPKFFGSRLVPCNIRLLIENGVSEKTIARILRNWCRSLYTHNMLKLVEELKDLGFNPSQSIFGIALLAKTSVNKTLWKEKVDAFKKWGWSDQDVMEAFRRQPHCMLTSIDKINLVMSFWVNELGWDAMVIAKVPRILGASLERTIIPRVSVIQYLQKKGLRKKNASLTKPLIVGSKHFFDRYVNCFKDESSYILKLYKEKLNQAHAKDKAGM, from the coding sequence ATGTTTACTATACTTCGTCATAATCCGATACCTTTTCTCTATCTCAAAACCCTAACTTTCCCATCAACCTCTAGACATTATTACCCTTTTCTCCATCACTACCCATCACCGTTTTCTCTTCATTTCTGCACCAACACTTCCGATTCACCATCATTTGCAGTCTCCTACCTCATCCACAATTTTGGCTTATCCCCACTCTTTGCAAACAAACTCTGCTCCACTTACCGTCTTACATTTAAGACTGCTCAAAAACCTGATTCAGTTCTCGCATTCTTTAGAAATCAAGGTTTCTCTGATTCCCAACTACACAACATGATTACAAGAACACCAGGGCTACTTTCCTGCAACCCCTCCAAAAGGGTTTTgccaaagtttcaattttttctctCCAAAGGTGCTTCTAACTCTGACATTGTTGACTTTTTGAGTAAGAACCCCTTGGTTTTGTCGGCAAGCCTTGATAATCACATAGTCCCAACTTATGAATTGGTTTATAGATTCTTGCAATCTGACAAGGACGCTATTGCTTGTGCAATTCACCATCCAAAATTCTTTGGTTCAAGACTTGTGCCATGTAACATCAGATTGCTGATTGAGAATGGTGTGTCGGAAAAAACCATTGCAAGGATACTTCGGAACTGGTGTCGGTCATTATACACACATAATATGCTGAAGCTTGTGGAGGAATTAAAGGATTTGGGGTTTAATCCTTCACAATCAATTTTTGGTATAGCATTGCTTGCCAAAACATCTGTAAACAAAACCTTATGGAAAGAGAAAGTTGATGCCTTTAAGAAATGGGGTTGGTCTGATCAAGATGTTATGGAAGCATTTAGAAGGCAGCCTCATTGTATGTTAACATccattgataaaattaatttagtgatGAGTTTTTGGGTCAATGAGTTGGGTTGGGATGCTATGGTCATTGCCAAAGTACCAAGAATATTAGGGGCCAGTCTGGAGAGAACGATCATACCAAGAGTATCTGTTATACAATATCTTCAAAAGAAAGGTTTGCGAAAAAAGAATGCAAGCTTAACTAAACCATTGATAGTTGGTAGTAAGCATTTCTTTGACAGATATGTAAATTGTTTTAAAGACGAGTCATCTTATATATTAAAGCTTTATAAAGAAAAACTGAATCAAGCACACGCCAAGGACAAAGCAGGCATGTGA